One genomic segment of Cystobacter ferrugineus includes these proteins:
- the acnA gene encoding aconitate hydratase AcnA → MTDSFKSKSQLKVGSASYDFYSLAKVAKDHASVARLPFSLKILLENLLRNEDGRVVKREHVEKMLAWDPKAEPDTEISFHPARVLLQDFTGVPAVVDMAAMREALAALGGDPTKINPRNPADLVIDHSFQVDVFGTTAAFRANAELEFERNQERYAFLRWGQNAFKNFRAVPPDIGICHQVNLEYLAQVAFRQGNTVYPDTLVGTDSHTTMINGLGVVGWGVGGIEAEAVLLGQPITMLIPQVVGFKLTGKLPAGATATDLVLTVTQMLRKRGVVGKFVEFFGDGITGLSLPDRATIANMAPEYGATIGFFPVDEESLNYLRFTGRPAETVAVAEAYFKEQGLFHTASSPEPIFTDTLTLDLSTVVPSLAGPKRPQDRVPLTDMKASYEKSLVEMLAAGKSKGEDDEGGGKAKAPAAPVPPERLAQTVTVKNGPQSYEIGHGAVVIASITSCTNTSNPAVLLGAGILAKKAVERGINVQPWVKTSLAPGSRVVTDYLKEAGLMPYLEALGFHVVGYGCATCIGNSGPLPDPVAEAVTVGDLVVAAVLSGNRNFEGRINPHVRMNYLASPPLVVAYALAGVVGKDLDKEPLGTDRNGKPVFLKDIWPTNEEIREAIATAVKPEQFRSQYSRAMEGDALWQQLKVDGGSTFKWDPKSTYVRKPSFLENIPAEPKPLTDIKGARVLALLGDSVTTDHISPAGNIAKTSPAARYLMEQGVEPKDFNSYGARRGNHEVMVRGTFANIRLKNLLVPGVEGGVTVHIPTRERTSIYDASVKYQQEGTPLVVLAGAEYGTGSSRDWAAKGTAMLGIKAVIAKSFERIHRSNLIGMGVLPLQFEAGQDAQGLGLTGHETFEITGVADGLAPQKKLTVKATGEGGTKEFTVLCRIDTPNELDYYRHGGILLYVMRQLAKS, encoded by the coding sequence CGTGGAGAAGATGCTGGCCTGGGATCCCAAGGCCGAGCCCGACACGGAGATCTCCTTCCATCCGGCGCGCGTGCTCCTGCAGGACTTCACCGGCGTGCCCGCGGTGGTGGACATGGCCGCCATGCGCGAGGCGCTCGCGGCCCTGGGTGGCGACCCCACGAAGATCAACCCGCGCAACCCGGCCGACCTCGTCATCGACCACTCCTTCCAGGTGGACGTGTTCGGCACCACGGCGGCCTTCCGCGCCAACGCCGAGCTGGAGTTCGAGCGCAACCAGGAGCGCTACGCCTTCCTGCGCTGGGGCCAGAACGCCTTCAAGAACTTCCGCGCGGTGCCGCCGGACATCGGCATCTGCCACCAGGTGAACCTGGAGTACCTGGCCCAGGTGGCCTTCCGTCAGGGCAACACGGTGTACCCGGACACGCTGGTGGGCACCGACAGCCACACCACGATGATCAACGGCCTGGGCGTGGTGGGCTGGGGCGTGGGCGGCATCGAGGCCGAGGCGGTGCTGCTCGGCCAGCCCATCACCATGCTCATTCCCCAGGTGGTGGGCTTCAAGCTCACGGGCAAGCTGCCCGCGGGCGCCACGGCGACCGACCTGGTGCTCACCGTCACGCAGATGCTGCGCAAGCGCGGCGTGGTGGGCAAGTTCGTCGAGTTCTTCGGCGACGGCATCACCGGCCTGTCCCTGCCGGACCGCGCCACCATCGCCAACATGGCGCCCGAGTACGGCGCCACCATCGGCTTCTTCCCGGTGGATGAGGAGAGCCTCAACTACCTGCGCTTCACCGGCCGTCCGGCCGAGACGGTGGCGGTCGCCGAGGCCTACTTCAAGGAGCAGGGCCTGTTCCACACGGCGAGCAGCCCCGAGCCCATCTTCACCGACACGCTGACCCTGGACCTGTCCACGGTCGTCCCCAGCCTCGCCGGCCCCAAGCGTCCGCAGGACCGGGTGCCGCTCACGGACATGAAGGCCTCCTACGAGAAGTCGCTCGTGGAGATGCTCGCCGCGGGCAAGAGCAAGGGCGAGGACGACGAGGGCGGTGGCAAGGCCAAGGCCCCCGCGGCCCCGGTGCCCCCCGAGCGCCTGGCGCAGACCGTCACCGTGAAGAACGGCCCCCAGTCCTACGAGATCGGCCACGGCGCGGTCGTCATCGCCTCCATCACCTCGTGCACCAACACCTCCAACCCGGCGGTGCTCCTGGGCGCGGGCATCCTCGCCAAGAAGGCGGTGGAGCGCGGTATCAACGTGCAGCCCTGGGTGAAGACGAGCCTCGCCCCTGGCAGCCGCGTGGTGACGGACTACCTCAAGGAGGCCGGCCTCATGCCCTACCTGGAGGCGCTCGGCTTCCACGTGGTGGGCTACGGCTGCGCCACCTGCATCGGCAACTCCGGCCCCCTGCCGGATCCCGTGGCCGAGGCCGTCACGGTGGGTGACCTGGTGGTGGCCGCGGTGCTCAGCGGCAACCGCAACTTCGAGGGCCGCATCAACCCGCACGTGCGCATGAACTACCTGGCCTCGCCGCCGCTGGTGGTGGCGTACGCGCTGGCCGGCGTGGTGGGCAAGGACCTGGACAAGGAGCCGCTGGGCACGGACCGCAACGGCAAGCCGGTGTTCCTCAAGGACATCTGGCCCACCAACGAGGAGATCCGCGAGGCCATCGCCACCGCGGTCAAGCCCGAGCAGTTCCGCAGCCAGTACTCGCGCGCCATGGAAGGCGACGCGCTCTGGCAGCAGCTCAAGGTGGATGGTGGCAGCACGTTCAAGTGGGACCCCAAGTCCACCTACGTGCGCAAGCCGTCCTTCCTGGAGAACATCCCCGCCGAGCCCAAGCCGCTCACCGACATCAAGGGGGCGCGGGTGCTCGCGCTGCTGGGTGACTCGGTGACCACGGACCACATCTCGCCCGCGGGCAACATCGCCAAGACGAGCCCCGCGGCCCGCTACCTCATGGAGCAGGGCGTGGAGCCCAAGGACTTCAACTCCTACGGGGCGCGCCGCGGCAACCACGAGGTGATGGTGCGCGGCACCTTCGCCAACATCCGTCTGAAGAACCTGCTCGTGCCGGGCGTGGAGGGTGGCGTCACCGTGCACATCCCCACGCGCGAGCGCACGAGCATCTACGACGCCTCGGTGAAGTACCAGCAGGAGGGCACGCCGCTGGTGGTGCTCGCGGGCGCCGAGTACGGCACCGGCTCCAGCCGTGACTGGGCCGCCAAGGGCACGGCGATGCTCGGCATCAAGGCCGTCATCGCCAAGAGCTTCGAGCGCATCCACCGCTCCAACCTCATCGGCATGGGCGTGCTGCCCCTGCAGTTCGAGGCGGGCCAGGACGCGCAGGGCCTGGGCCTCACCGGCCATGAGACGTTCGAGATCACCGGCGTGGCCGACGGGCTCGCGCCGCAGAAGAAGCTCACCGTGAAGGCCACGGGCGAGGGCGGCACCAAGGAGTTCACGGTGCTCTGCCGCATCGACACGCCCAACGAGCTGGACTACTACCGCCACGGCGGCATCCTGCTCTACGTCATGCGCCAGCTCGCCAAGAGCTGA
- a CDS encoding alpha/beta fold hydrolase, with amino-acid sequence MRQSIYDRLNVRVMGAMGPPLIFAHGFGSEQRAWRHQVAAFKSQYQIILFDHVGCGRSDFNAYSAKRYGRIHGYAEDVLELCEELDLRDATLVGHSVSGMVSMLAALAEPRRFQRLVFIKASPRYLNDVGYVGGFEQSQLDVLYATMSANFLAWAGGFAERVVNMPEMPELAREFARTLSAMRPDIALASARVIFESDFRAELPRLKTPTLILQSGEDFAVPDEVGLYMAQHIPFAQLARIDARGHLPHLSAPMAVTHALADFLADRPPRCQEEEGLFLDAFGARRRAFKDSLN; translated from the coding sequence ATGCGTCAGTCCATCTACGATCGGCTCAACGTGCGGGTCATGGGCGCCATGGGTCCGCCGCTCATCTTCGCTCATGGCTTTGGTTCCGAGCAGCGCGCCTGGCGGCATCAGGTGGCGGCCTTCAAGAGCCAATACCAAATCATCCTCTTCGATCACGTGGGGTGCGGCCGGTCGGACTTCAATGCCTATAGCGCGAAGCGCTACGGCAGGATTCACGGCTACGCGGAGGACGTGCTGGAGCTGTGTGAGGAGTTGGACCTGCGCGATGCCACCCTGGTGGGGCATTCGGTGAGCGGAATGGTGAGCATGCTGGCGGCGCTCGCCGAGCCGCGGCGCTTCCAGCGGCTCGTCTTCATCAAGGCCTCGCCGCGCTACCTCAATGACGTGGGCTACGTGGGGGGCTTCGAACAATCCCAGCTCGACGTGCTCTATGCCACCATGTCGGCCAACTTCCTCGCCTGGGCGGGAGGCTTCGCCGAGCGGGTGGTGAACATGCCGGAGATGCCGGAGCTGGCGCGGGAGTTCGCCCGGACGCTCTCCGCCATGCGCCCGGACATCGCCCTGGCGAGCGCGCGCGTCATCTTCGAGTCCGACTTCCGCGCGGAGCTGCCTCGGCTGAAGACACCCACGCTCATCCTCCAGTCCGGCGAGGACTTCGCCGTGCCCGACGAGGTCGGCCTCTACATGGCCCAGCACATTCCCTTCGCGCAGCTCGCGCGGATTGACGCGCGCGGCCACCTGCCCCACCTGAGCGCCCCCATGGCGGTGACGCATGCCCTCGCGGATTTCCTCGCGGACCGTCCCCCCCGGTGTCAGGAGGAGGAAGGCCTGTTCCTCGACGCGTTCGGCGCCCGGCGGCGCGCGTTCAAGGACTCCCTGAACTGA
- a CDS encoding sensor histidine kinase, with product MRWGWRCLPLRWQWTLAGALLCSVCVLGGQLVFSKLLETQSERWMSDRALAITRVLAQTLSSTLERGELLAAQRQLELLAALPEARFGVFLLEDGTPLVAWNPQLAPKGPWPDSTQELLLLPAVVVARLPVRARGGAQGTLLVGLERAGSEHEGRAAWWRASLASWVLWVLGVGMAFGLGMWLLRPLERLTRTVQRLAGGEGFSREALEPSAPDEPGRLSAALVRLVGGVHGQVDVLDALVGEARGYQERVHVQHQLLDAQARELLEVRAQLAVAERRCSVGVLSAGLAHEVNNPLASISANLQFSLEELRGLALRDAFAAERLRREDDWAELTRALTEARESCLHVQHLMHGLRSFSCEDDGRHVPLNPVSALKTALRMASSELHRRARLVQELQEDVCVDGNEVRLAQVFLNLLLNAAHAISPGAVERNEIRVTLRRGSDGWARVSITDTGCGMSPEVHARLFTPFFTTRPAGVGMGLGLSVCQGLVQGMGGRIEVRSEPGRGSTFSVWLPEARAERDVAASPPSSSRPLVDEGPSA from the coding sequence ATGAGGTGGGGGTGGCGTTGTCTGCCGTTGCGCTGGCAATGGACCCTGGCCGGGGCGCTGCTCTGCTCTGTCTGCGTCCTCGGTGGCCAGCTCGTCTTCTCGAAGCTGCTGGAGACCCAGTCCGAGCGATGGATGTCTGACCGGGCCCTGGCGATCACCCGGGTGCTGGCCCAGACGCTGTCGTCCACGCTCGAGCGGGGAGAGCTCCTCGCCGCGCAGCGGCAACTGGAACTGCTCGCGGCGCTGCCGGAGGCCCGTTTCGGCGTGTTCCTGCTCGAGGATGGCACGCCCCTGGTGGCCTGGAATCCGCAGCTCGCGCCGAAGGGGCCCTGGCCCGACTCCACCCAGGAACTGCTCCTGCTGCCGGCGGTGGTGGTGGCCCGGCTTCCCGTGCGCGCACGCGGCGGCGCTCAGGGCACGTTGCTCGTGGGCCTGGAGCGCGCCGGCTCGGAGCACGAGGGGAGGGCCGCGTGGTGGCGGGCGTCCCTGGCCTCGTGGGTGTTGTGGGTGCTCGGGGTGGGGATGGCCTTCGGGTTGGGGATGTGGCTGCTGCGTCCGCTCGAGCGCCTCACCCGGACGGTCCAGCGGCTGGCCGGGGGAGAGGGATTCTCCCGGGAGGCGCTGGAGCCGTCCGCACCCGATGAGCCGGGGCGCCTGTCCGCCGCGCTCGTGCGCCTGGTGGGCGGGGTGCACGGGCAGGTGGACGTGCTCGACGCCTTGGTGGGCGAGGCGCGCGGGTACCAGGAGCGGGTGCATGTGCAGCACCAGCTCCTCGACGCCCAGGCCCGCGAGCTGCTCGAGGTGCGCGCTCAACTCGCCGTCGCCGAGCGTCGTTGCTCCGTGGGGGTGCTCTCTGCGGGTCTGGCGCATGAGGTGAACAACCCGCTCGCCAGCATCTCCGCCAACCTCCAGTTCTCCCTCGAGGAGCTGCGGGGCCTCGCGCTGCGGGATGCCTTCGCCGCCGAGCGCCTGCGCCGCGAGGATGACTGGGCGGAGCTCACCCGCGCCCTGACCGAGGCGCGCGAGAGCTGCCTGCACGTGCAACACCTCATGCACGGCCTCAGGTCCTTCTCCTGTGAAGACGATGGCCGGCACGTGCCCTTGAATCCCGTGTCCGCGCTGAAGACCGCCCTCCGGATGGCCAGCAGCGAGCTCCACCGCCGCGCCCGGCTGGTGCAGGAGCTCCAGGAAGACGTGTGCGTCGACGGTAACGAGGTGCGGCTCGCCCAGGTCTTCCTCAACCTGCTGCTCAATGCCGCGCACGCCATCTCCCCCGGGGCCGTGGAGCGCAACGAGATCCGCGTCACCCTGCGGCGAGGCTCGGACGGGTGGGCGCGGGTGAGTATCACCGACACGGGCTGCGGCATGTCACCCGAGGTCCACGCTCGGCTCTTCACCCCCTTCTTCACCACCCGGCCGGCGGGCGTGGGCATGGGGCTCGGGTTGTCCGTCTGTCAGGGCCTCGTCCAGGGCATGGGCGGCCGGATCGAGGTGCGGAGCGAGCCGGGGCGGGGGAGCACCTTCTCGGTGTGGCTGCCCGAGGCCCGCGCGGAGCGCGACGTGGCCGCGTCCCCTCCGTCCTCGTCCCGGCCACTCGTGGACGAGGGTCCTTCCGCGTGA
- a CDS encoding HD domain-containing protein, producing MPTLEDALELAVQAHRGQRDKAGQPYILHPLRVMARLDTETERMVALLHDVVEDTPYTLERLRELGYSEEVLGALERLTKAEGEDYAAFIERVRPHPLARRVKLADLEDNMDVRRLPAVTAKDAERLARYRAAWARLKDT from the coding sequence ATGCCCACCCTGGAAGATGCCCTGGAGCTCGCGGTGCAGGCCCATCGCGGGCAGCGCGACAAGGCGGGACAGCCCTACATCCTCCACCCGCTCCGGGTGATGGCGCGGCTGGACACCGAGACGGAGCGCATGGTGGCGCTGCTGCACGACGTGGTGGAGGACACGCCCTATACGTTGGAGCGGCTGCGCGAACTGGGCTACAGCGAGGAAGTGCTGGGCGCGCTGGAGCGGCTCACCAAGGCCGAGGGCGAGGACTACGCGGCCTTCATCGAGCGCGTGCGGCCCCACCCCCTGGCGCGCCGGGTGAAGCTGGCGGATCTCGAGGACAACATGGACGTGCGGCGGCTGCCCGCCGTCACGGCGAAGGACGCGGAGCGGCTGGCGCGCTACCGGGCCGCCTGGGCGCGGTTGAAGGACACCTGA
- a CDS encoding peptide chain release factor family protein encodes MTVSPSRRQAALAALALDDDALLRACEVEYFIASGPGGQHRNTTASGVRITHPPTELSVTATERRSQAQNKGAALERLRAGLQALTYVPKKRHKTQPTKGSQRRRLDAKKRVGEKKAQRGNKDGW; translated from the coding sequence ATGACGGTTTCCCCTTCCCGCCGACAGGCCGCGCTGGCGGCGCTCGCCCTGGATGACGACGCCCTGCTCCGAGCTTGCGAGGTGGAGTACTTCATCGCCTCCGGCCCGGGCGGCCAGCACCGCAACACCACCGCCAGCGGCGTGCGAATCACCCACCCCCCCACCGAGCTGTCCGTCACCGCCACCGAGCGCCGCAGCCAGGCGCAGAACAAGGGCGCCGCGCTCGAGCGGCTGCGCGCGGGACTCCAGGCGCTCACCTACGTGCCCAAGAAGCGCCATAAGACCCAGCCCACCAAGGGCTCCCAGCGCCGCCGCCTGGATGCCAAGAAGCGCGTGGGAGAGAAGAAGGCGCAGCGCGGCAACAAGGATGGATGGTAG